One Nicotiana sylvestris chromosome 12, ASM39365v2, whole genome shotgun sequence genomic window carries:
- the LOC104248629 gene encoding protein NLP6-like isoform X1, translating into MAEPEEKITSKYLPTKSKEFSPPPPPQQSPYTAAARESTTMMMDLDLDIDASWSFDQIFAAAAAVSSNPASPFLPCSPLWAFSDDIDEKPAGNSFSGALRLSSHPRFGATYTDDPEATTETVSVNADKGRLPSPILELAPRDYPNGSCIIKERMTQALRYFKESTGERVLAQVWAPVKDAGRYVLTTSGQPFVLDPDCNGLHQYRTVSLMYMFAADGETGGVLGLPGRVFRLKLPEWTPNVQYYSSKEFPRLDHALHYNVRGTLALPVFEPSGQSCLGVLELIMTSQKINYAAEVDKVCKALETVNLKSSEILDHPNTQICNEGRQNALVEILEILTAVCETYQLPLAQTWVPCRHRSVLADGGGLKKSCSSFDGSCMGQICMSTTDVAFYVVDAHMWGFREACAEHHLQKGQGVAGRAYASQKSCFCEDITQFCKTEYPLVHYARLFGLTSCFAICLRSSHTGNDDYILEFFLPPNSGDYSDQQALLNSLLLTMKQHFRSLSIASGEELEHDWSSVEIIKASMEEKIDAKPESVPAPKSLPQPTRLPNGRTHLDPLGEQQFSVESDVAKGAGSKSGTGEAPNHISPSDNKPTGKKSERKRGKAEKTISLEVLQQYFAGSLKDAAKSLGVCPTTMKRICRQHGISRWPSRKINKVNRSLSKLKCVIESVQGTEGAFTLTSLAPNSLPTAVGSISWPACASGSNLPSSPLSKPSVFHEEKNEFSNHGTPESHEEAEPSNQMLGGRVTRKEEFIPQNGSLRAEGSHKSRTGSVSREESAGTPTSQGSCQGSPSAGNEFSPQNDLVNSPAHEACMKVGGSLEAAHQTTTENNLAAAFLIPRPFIPERAQEPFGGMLVEDAGSSHDLRNLCPAGDALVDECVPEYGLQNPPFSDKIAKDPVYVPADTLPQYSAWPEVTFVTIKAAYREDIIRFRLCLNSGIVKLNEEVAKRLKLELGTFDIKYRDDDLELVSISCDADLQEYVDISLSSGSSIVRLLVHDIMSNLGSSCESSGK; encoded by the exons ATGGCAGAACCAGAAGAAAAAATTACTTCAAAATATCTGCCAACAAAGTCAAAGGagttttctcctcctcctccaccGCAACAATCACCGTACACGGCGGCGGCGAGAGAATCAACGACGATGATGATGGATCTCGATCTCGATATCGACGCTTCCTGGTCGTTTGATCAGATTTTCGCTGCGGCAGCAGCTGTTTCGTCTAATCCTGCCTCGCcatttcttccttgttctccTCTTTGGGCATTTTCCGATGATATTGACGAAAAACCTGCCGGAAATTCATTCTCCGGTGCTCTCCGTCTCTCCAGTCACCCTAGATTTGGTGCTACTT ATACTGATGATCCCGAGGCTACAACTGAAACTGTCTCTGTCAACGCTGATAAAGGACGACTTCCTTCACCAATTTTGGAGCTAGCACCTAGAGATTATCCAAATGGGTCTTGTATAATCAAGGAGAGGATGACACAAGCACTCCGATACTTCAAGGAATCGACGGGAGAGCGAGTTTTAGCTCAGGTTTGGGCACCTGTAAAGGACGCAGGTCGGTATGTACTGACAACTTCAGGACAGCCCTTTGTTCTTGATCCAGATTGTAATGGGCTTCATCAGTATCGAACAGTTTCTCTTATGTATATGTTTGCTGCGGATGGAGAGACTGGTGGAGTTCTTGGACTTCCGGGCCGTGTCTTTCGCCTGAAGTTGCCTGAATGGACACCAAACGTGCAATATTACTCCAGTAAAGAGTTCCCTCGTCTTGATCATGCTCTGCATTACAATGTTCGAGGAACTTTAGCGCTGCCTGTATTTGAACCATCTGGACAATCTTGTCTTGGTGTACTGGAGCTCATAATGACCTCCCAGAAGATTAACTATGCTGCTGAGGTGGATAAAGTATGCAAAGCACTCGAG ACTGTGAATTTGAAAAGTTCGGAGATATTGGACCACCCAAACACTCAG ATTTGCAATGAAGGCCGGCAGAATGCATTGGTTGAAATCTTGGAGATACTAACTGCGGTATGTGAAACTTACCAATTGCCTCTGGCTCAGACATGGGTTCCGTGCAGGCATCGCAGTGTTCTGGCTGATGGCGGTGGGTTGAAAAAGAGCTGTAGTAGCTTTGATGGAAGCTGCATGGGACAGATCTGTATGTCCACAACGGACGTAGCATTTTATGTGGTTGATGCTCACATGTGGGGTTTCCGTGAGGCCTGTGCAGAACATCACTTGCAAAAGGGACAGGGAGTTGCTGGACGAGCATATGCTTCACAGAAATCATGCTTTTGTGAAGATATTACACAATTTTGCAAAACTGAGTATCCCTTGGTACATTATGCGCGCTTGTTCGGGTTGACCAGTTGTTTTGCAATCTGCTTACGGAGCAGTCACACCGGCAATGATGATTATATTCTGGAATTTTTTCTACCACCGAACTCGGGGGATTACAGCGATCAGCAGGCTTTGCTTAACTCGCTCTTATTGACAATGAAGCAGCACTTCAGGAGTCTCAGCATTGCTTCTGGAGAGGAACTTGAGCATGACTGGAGCTCAGTTGAGATAATTAAGGCTTCCATGGAAGAGAAAATAGATGCGAAGCCTGAATCTGTACCAGCACCGAAATCTCTTCCTCAGCCTACTCGTTTACCAAATGGACGGACACATCTTGATCCATTGGGAGAGCAGCAGTTTTCAGTGGAATCTGATGTTGCAAAGGGTGCAGGGAGCAAAAGTGGCACAGGTGAAGCCCCTAACCACATATCCCCCTCTGACAATAAACCGACGGGAAAGAAATCAGAGAGAAAACGTGGAAAAGCTGAGAAAACAATAAGCTTAGAGGTTTTGCAACAGTATTTTGCTGGAAGTCTTAAGGATGCTGCTAAGAGTCTTGGTG TTTGCCCTACCACAATGAAACGCATTTGTAGGCAGCATGGAATCTCTAGATGGCCATCTCGCAAGATAAATAAGGTCAACCGTTCACTTTCAAAGCTAAAGTGTGTAATTGAATCCGTTCAAGGAACTGAAGGTGCATTTACTCTTACCTCACTGGCACCAAATTCCCTTCCTACTGCTGTTGGGTCTATTTCTTGGCCTGCTTGTGCTAGTGGTTCCAATCTACCAAGTTCACCATTATCTAAACCTTCAGTATTTCATGAGGAGAAGAATGAGTTCTCCAACCATGGAACACCAGAAAGTCATGAAGAAGCTGAACCCTCAAATCAAATGCTAGGAGGAAGGGTAACCAGGAAGGAGGAATTCATTCCGCAGAATGGTTCTCTGCGTGCTGAAGGCTCACATAAGTCCAGAACTGGGAGTGTATCAAGAGAAGAGAGCGCAGGGACACCTACATCCCAGGGTTCATGCCAAGGCAGTCCTTCCGCTGGAAATGAATTCTCCCCTCAGAACGACCTGGTTAATTCACCAGCACATGAGGCATGCATGAAAGTGGGAGGCTCTCTGGAAGCAGCTCATCAAACCACAACAGAAAATAACTTAGCCGCTGCATTCCTAATACCTAGGCCTTTTATTCCAGAACGTGCTCAGGAGCCGTTTGGGGGAATGCTTGTCGAGGATGCAGGCAGCTCTCATGATCTGAGAAATCTTTGTCCAGCTGGAGACGCTCTGGTTGATGAATGTGTCCCAGAATACGGTTTGCAAAACCCACCATTTTCTGATAAAATTGCCAAGGACCCTGTTTATGTTCCTGCTGACACGCTGCCACAGTATTCTGCCTGGCCTGAAGTGACATTCGTTACAATAAAAGCAGCATATAGGGAAGATATCATAAGATTTCGGCTTTGTTTAAATTCTGGTATAGTTAAGTTGAACGAAGAAGTAGCAAAGAGGCTCAAGTTAGAGCTGGGAACGTTCGACATCAAGTATCGAGATGATGATCTCGAGTTAGTTTCAATTTCTTGTGATGCAGATTTGCAGGAATATGTCGATATCTCATTATCATCTGGTAGCAGTATTGTCAGGTTGTTAGTTCATGATATTATGTCCAACCTAGGGAGCTCATGTGAGAGCTCAGGTAAATGA
- the LOC104248629 gene encoding protein NLP6-like isoform X2 — protein MILTKNLPEIHSPVLSVSPVTLDLVLLVYTDDPEATTETVSVNADKGRLPSPILELAPRDYPNGSCIIKERMTQALRYFKESTGERVLAQVWAPVKDAGRYVLTTSGQPFVLDPDCNGLHQYRTVSLMYMFAADGETGGVLGLPGRVFRLKLPEWTPNVQYYSSKEFPRLDHALHYNVRGTLALPVFEPSGQSCLGVLELIMTSQKINYAAEVDKVCKALETVNLKSSEILDHPNTQICNEGRQNALVEILEILTAVCETYQLPLAQTWVPCRHRSVLADGGGLKKSCSSFDGSCMGQICMSTTDVAFYVVDAHMWGFREACAEHHLQKGQGVAGRAYASQKSCFCEDITQFCKTEYPLVHYARLFGLTSCFAICLRSSHTGNDDYILEFFLPPNSGDYSDQQALLNSLLLTMKQHFRSLSIASGEELEHDWSSVEIIKASMEEKIDAKPESVPAPKSLPQPTRLPNGRTHLDPLGEQQFSVESDVAKGAGSKSGTGEAPNHISPSDNKPTGKKSERKRGKAEKTISLEVLQQYFAGSLKDAAKSLGVCPTTMKRICRQHGISRWPSRKINKVNRSLSKLKCVIESVQGTEGAFTLTSLAPNSLPTAVGSISWPACASGSNLPSSPLSKPSVFHEEKNEFSNHGTPESHEEAEPSNQMLGGRVTRKEEFIPQNGSLRAEGSHKSRTGSVSREESAGTPTSQGSCQGSPSAGNEFSPQNDLVNSPAHEACMKVGGSLEAAHQTTTENNLAAAFLIPRPFIPERAQEPFGGMLVEDAGSSHDLRNLCPAGDALVDECVPEYGLQNPPFSDKIAKDPVYVPADTLPQYSAWPEVTFVTIKAAYREDIIRFRLCLNSGIVKLNEEVAKRLKLELGTFDIKYRDDDLELVSISCDADLQEYVDISLSSGSSIVRLLVHDIMSNLGSSCESSGK, from the exons ATGATATTGACGAAAAACCTGCCGGAAATTCATTCTCCGGTGCTCTCCGTCTCTCCAGTCACCCTAGATTTGGTGCTACTTGTAT ATACTGATGATCCCGAGGCTACAACTGAAACTGTCTCTGTCAACGCTGATAAAGGACGACTTCCTTCACCAATTTTGGAGCTAGCACCTAGAGATTATCCAAATGGGTCTTGTATAATCAAGGAGAGGATGACACAAGCACTCCGATACTTCAAGGAATCGACGGGAGAGCGAGTTTTAGCTCAGGTTTGGGCACCTGTAAAGGACGCAGGTCGGTATGTACTGACAACTTCAGGACAGCCCTTTGTTCTTGATCCAGATTGTAATGGGCTTCATCAGTATCGAACAGTTTCTCTTATGTATATGTTTGCTGCGGATGGAGAGACTGGTGGAGTTCTTGGACTTCCGGGCCGTGTCTTTCGCCTGAAGTTGCCTGAATGGACACCAAACGTGCAATATTACTCCAGTAAAGAGTTCCCTCGTCTTGATCATGCTCTGCATTACAATGTTCGAGGAACTTTAGCGCTGCCTGTATTTGAACCATCTGGACAATCTTGTCTTGGTGTACTGGAGCTCATAATGACCTCCCAGAAGATTAACTATGCTGCTGAGGTGGATAAAGTATGCAAAGCACTCGAG ACTGTGAATTTGAAAAGTTCGGAGATATTGGACCACCCAAACACTCAG ATTTGCAATGAAGGCCGGCAGAATGCATTGGTTGAAATCTTGGAGATACTAACTGCGGTATGTGAAACTTACCAATTGCCTCTGGCTCAGACATGGGTTCCGTGCAGGCATCGCAGTGTTCTGGCTGATGGCGGTGGGTTGAAAAAGAGCTGTAGTAGCTTTGATGGAAGCTGCATGGGACAGATCTGTATGTCCACAACGGACGTAGCATTTTATGTGGTTGATGCTCACATGTGGGGTTTCCGTGAGGCCTGTGCAGAACATCACTTGCAAAAGGGACAGGGAGTTGCTGGACGAGCATATGCTTCACAGAAATCATGCTTTTGTGAAGATATTACACAATTTTGCAAAACTGAGTATCCCTTGGTACATTATGCGCGCTTGTTCGGGTTGACCAGTTGTTTTGCAATCTGCTTACGGAGCAGTCACACCGGCAATGATGATTATATTCTGGAATTTTTTCTACCACCGAACTCGGGGGATTACAGCGATCAGCAGGCTTTGCTTAACTCGCTCTTATTGACAATGAAGCAGCACTTCAGGAGTCTCAGCATTGCTTCTGGAGAGGAACTTGAGCATGACTGGAGCTCAGTTGAGATAATTAAGGCTTCCATGGAAGAGAAAATAGATGCGAAGCCTGAATCTGTACCAGCACCGAAATCTCTTCCTCAGCCTACTCGTTTACCAAATGGACGGACACATCTTGATCCATTGGGAGAGCAGCAGTTTTCAGTGGAATCTGATGTTGCAAAGGGTGCAGGGAGCAAAAGTGGCACAGGTGAAGCCCCTAACCACATATCCCCCTCTGACAATAAACCGACGGGAAAGAAATCAGAGAGAAAACGTGGAAAAGCTGAGAAAACAATAAGCTTAGAGGTTTTGCAACAGTATTTTGCTGGAAGTCTTAAGGATGCTGCTAAGAGTCTTGGTG TTTGCCCTACCACAATGAAACGCATTTGTAGGCAGCATGGAATCTCTAGATGGCCATCTCGCAAGATAAATAAGGTCAACCGTTCACTTTCAAAGCTAAAGTGTGTAATTGAATCCGTTCAAGGAACTGAAGGTGCATTTACTCTTACCTCACTGGCACCAAATTCCCTTCCTACTGCTGTTGGGTCTATTTCTTGGCCTGCTTGTGCTAGTGGTTCCAATCTACCAAGTTCACCATTATCTAAACCTTCAGTATTTCATGAGGAGAAGAATGAGTTCTCCAACCATGGAACACCAGAAAGTCATGAAGAAGCTGAACCCTCAAATCAAATGCTAGGAGGAAGGGTAACCAGGAAGGAGGAATTCATTCCGCAGAATGGTTCTCTGCGTGCTGAAGGCTCACATAAGTCCAGAACTGGGAGTGTATCAAGAGAAGAGAGCGCAGGGACACCTACATCCCAGGGTTCATGCCAAGGCAGTCCTTCCGCTGGAAATGAATTCTCCCCTCAGAACGACCTGGTTAATTCACCAGCACATGAGGCATGCATGAAAGTGGGAGGCTCTCTGGAAGCAGCTCATCAAACCACAACAGAAAATAACTTAGCCGCTGCATTCCTAATACCTAGGCCTTTTATTCCAGAACGTGCTCAGGAGCCGTTTGGGGGAATGCTTGTCGAGGATGCAGGCAGCTCTCATGATCTGAGAAATCTTTGTCCAGCTGGAGACGCTCTGGTTGATGAATGTGTCCCAGAATACGGTTTGCAAAACCCACCATTTTCTGATAAAATTGCCAAGGACCCTGTTTATGTTCCTGCTGACACGCTGCCACAGTATTCTGCCTGGCCTGAAGTGACATTCGTTACAATAAAAGCAGCATATAGGGAAGATATCATAAGATTTCGGCTTTGTTTAAATTCTGGTATAGTTAAGTTGAACGAAGAAGTAGCAAAGAGGCTCAAGTTAGAGCTGGGAACGTTCGACATCAAGTATCGAGATGATGATCTCGAGTTAGTTTCAATTTCTTGTGATGCAGATTTGCAGGAATATGTCGATATCTCATTATCATCTGGTAGCAGTATTGTCAGGTTGTTAGTTCATGATATTATGTCCAACCTAGGGAGCTCATGTGAGAGCTCAGGTAAATGA
- the LOC138884237 gene encoding uncharacterized protein — protein MAGEDNIADPVIETQNLVIEVMDSTNPLYMHPSENAGSSLVPMPFDGIGYRSWRRGVLRALSWERCDDMVTSWILNSLSKDIADSLQYVNDSKELWQEFEDGYDQTNRAKMYQLQKEINDLTQGSLDVTGYYTKMKKLWEELHTLNANTQCNCQCICGAKANMYKEEQDRRLIQFLMGLNEVYTVIRGSILMMNPLPTIAQVFSILIQEEKQREVRPHRYRGPRLFCDYCKRPGHTKDKCYKLHGFPQNFKFTKGRNVASAANVHGGLQKFPTGEHDLAESNGQNQHQTQIAPNLTKDQYNQLLSLLEKLHIGTVAETTNNITNGAVNFAGILVCCTYDEIIGDLSYKCSHLPANFWILDSGASNHMSYNKNLFTNTRVLPYPFLVTLPNGYRVKVTEIGDAPSMKIPLEIGRARNGLYFFCSECQSANLASFFSYGQTSLHHSVTGSPISADAITDSSPQDLFIVHTHEQQTTTNLDTATNVMPNSSTNSPIILPEPRKSSKVMGNISHESEPCSYEEATMNPAWQAAMTQEFEALYVNHTWDLLVLPTGIDYTETFSPVVKMTTVRTLISVAVKKGWDLFQLDVNKAFLHGDLHEEASRQWYDKLTESLCSRGFVHSVNDYTLFYKKNAISSIFVVVYVDDFILTGTNLSEITALKNFLHDKFKIKDLGKLHYFLGLEIFYRTDGVLISQRKFATNLLKEYDCLGYTTVTSPLDCTVKLKATEGPLLADPTFYRKLMGKLNFLTNTRLDITYSVQHLSQFMQSPREPHLKAALHVLRYLKVDPTLGIFLSNSPDYTLRAYYDSDWAACPDSRRSVSGYVVLFGESAISWKSKKQDTVSLSSAEA, from the exons ATGGCCGGAGAAGATAACATCGCTGATCCAGTCATTGAGACGCAAAATCTGGTGATAGAAGTTATGGATTCCACTAATCCTCTATATATGCATCCATCAGAAAATGCTGGATCAAGTTTGGTACCAATGCCTTTTGATGGAATAGGATATAGATCCTGGAGAAGAGGAGTTCTACGAGCATTATCT TGGGAAAGGTGCGACGATATGGTCACCTCATGGATTTTGAATTCACTTTCAAAGGATATAGCAGATAGCCTACAATATGTGAATGATTCAAAGGAACTTTGGCAAGAATTTGAAGACGGATATGACCAAACTAACAGAGCAAAAATGTATCAGCTTCAAAAGGAAATCAATGATTTAACCCAAGGCTCATTGGACGTCACTGGTTATTACACAAAGATGAAGAAACTTTGGGAGGAATTGCACACGTTGAATGCCAACACTCAGTGCAATTGCCAATGCATTTGTGGAGCAAAGGCAAATATGTATAAGGAAGAGCAAGATAGGAGGCTAATTCAATTTTTAATGGGCTTAAATGAGGTATACACAGTAATAAGAGGTAGCATCTTAATGATGAATCCACTGCCCACAATAGCCCAAGTATTCTCAATTTTGATTCAGGAGGAAAAGCAACGTGAAGTTAGACCACACA GGTACAGAGGTCCACGTCTGTTCTGTGACTACTGTAAAAGGCCAGGCCATACCAAGGACAAGTGCTACAAATTACATGGCTTCCCACAGAATTTCAAGTTCACAAAAGGTAGAAATGTAGCATCAGCAGCAAATGTACATGGAGGACTTCAAAAATTTCCTACCGGAGAACATGATCTAGCTGAGAGCAATGGACAAAATCAACATCAAACTCAAATTGCACCAAACCTGACCAAGGACCAGTACAATCAGCTACTGAGCCTATTGGAGAAACTTCATATTGGAACTGTAGCTGAGACCACAAACAACATCACAAATGGAGCTGTAAACTTCGCAGGTATATTGGTTTGTTGTACTTATGATGAAATCATTGGTGATCTTTCATATAAGTGTTCACATTTACCTGCTAACTTTTGGATTTTGGATTCTGGTGCATCAAATCACATGTCCTATAACAAGAACTTATTCACCAACACTAGAGTCTTGCCATATCCCTTCTTAGTTACCCTTCCAAATGGTTATAGGGTTAAAGTGACAGAAATAGGTGAT GCCCCTTCAATGAAGATACCTCTAGAGATTGGTAGAGCAAGAAATGGTCTGTACTTCTTCTGCTCAGAGTGTCAATCAGCAAATCTAGCTTCTTTTTTCAGTTATG GGCAGACTTCCCTTCACCATTCTGTCACTGGTTCACCTATATCTGCTGATGCTATTACAGATTCCTCTCCACAAGACTTATTCATTGTGCACACACATgagcaacaaacaacaaccaATCTGGACACTGCCACCAATGTTATGCCTAATTCCTCTACTAATTCTCCTATCATATTGCCTGAACCTAGAAAATCCTCAAAG GTCATGGGGAACATTTCTCATGAGAGTGAACCATGTTCATATGAGGAGGCAACCATGAACCCTGCTTGGCAAGCAGCTATGACACAAGAATTTGAGGCCTTATATGTTAATCACACTTGGGATCTattggttttgcctacag GGATAGATTATACAGAGACCTTCTCCCCCGTTGTCAAAATGACAACTGTCAGAACATTGATAAGTGTAGCTGTGAAGAAAGGTTGGGATCTTTTCCAATTAGATGTTAATAAAGCCTTTCTGCATGGAGATTTGCATGAAGAA GCAAGCAGACAATGGTATGACAAACTTACAGAATCTCTTTGTTCAAGAGGTTTTGTACATTCAGTAAATGACTACACCCTTTTCTACAAGAAGAATGCTATTTCCAGCATATTTGTGGTTGTATATGTGGATGATTTCATTCTCACAGGGACAAACTTAAGTGAGATTACAGCATTGAAGAATTTCCTACATGATAAATTCAAAATCAAGGATTTGGGCAAATTGCACTATTTCTTGGGTCTAGAGATATTCTATAGGACTGATGGAGTGCTCATTTCCCAGAGAAAGTTTGCCACAAATTTATTGAAGGAGTATGACTGTCTGGGTTATACTACAGTGACTTCTCCACTTGACTGTACTGTCAAACTAAAGGCAACTGAAGGACCACTATTGGCAGACCCCACATTCTATAGGAAACTTATGGGAAAGCTAAATTTTCTCACAAATACAAGGTTGGATATCACCTATAGTGTGCAACACCTGAGTCAATTTATGCAATCTCCAAGAGAACCACATCTCAAAGCTGCATTGCACGTGCTTAGATATCTAAAGGTCGATCCTACACTGGGCATTTTCTTGTCCAACAGCCCTGACTATACTTTGAGAGCATATTATGATTCAGATTGGGCCGCCTGCCCTGATTCAAGAAGATCAGTGAGTGGGTATGTAGTCCTGTTTGGAGAAAGTGCAATCAGTTGGAAATCAAAGAAGCAAGATACAGTCTCGTTGTCGTCTGCAGAAGCTTAA